CAAGTATGGCGATGTCCTCTTTCTCAAACTCTTGATCATTTTCCACTTCCTCCAATCACGCTCGATTAGAGAACTATACAGGAAAATAAAAGCTAAGCAAGTAATTTTCGATGAAAAACTCCCATCGATACAGACAATAAGTTATCGAATGAAGAAAATAGACAAAGAGAAACTATCCGGGCTCGTTAAAAAACTGATCGGGAGTATCGTGGCTATAGAAAGCACAAGGCTAAAAAAGAACGAGAAGCTCCATCTGGTGATAGACATCCGAAGGGAAGAGTTAATAGCTTTTGCAATAAGCGACCAAAGGGACGTACGAGTAGCTGAAAAACTAATCGAAGGAATAAGGGGAAAAGTAATAGCCGACAGAGGATATGCCGAAGCTGAGTTCGTAAGGAAAACAGAAGGGTACATAAGGCCCAGGGGGAAAGCGGGAAAAGAATTTACTAAAAGGCCGTTGATAGGGAGTATATACATGCACAGGTGGAAAATAGAGAAATTTATTCAGCAGCTGAAGATGAAGATAAATTTTGAGCGGAAAAAGTGGGAAGACGTGAAAGTATGGATAGAGTGGATACTAATGGGGAGGATGT
This portion of the Fervidobacterium thailandense genome encodes:
- a CDS encoding transposase, with the protein product KYGDVLFLKLLIIFHFLQSRSIRELYRKIKAKQVIFDEKLPSIQTISYRMKKIDKEKLSGLVKKLIGSIVAIESTRLKKNEKLHLVIDIRREELIAFAISDQRDVRVAEKLIEGIRGKVIADRGYAEAEFVRKTEGYIRPRGKAGKEFTKRPLIGSIYMHRWKIEKFIQQLKMKINFERKKWEDVKVWIEWILMGRMLVYLVNRIKQEPRTLEILLN